The Vibrio tasmaniensis genomic sequence TTGGCTCTAAATGAAGTAGACGACAGAAGTGACTAACGAAAGACATGGTTAATGCTTTCTCCCCTCTTAGCAATCGCGAAAAATCCAACTGGTTCATGCCTAGCTTTTTTGAAAACTCCATCTGCGTAATTCGCATTCGAGATTTTTGTGACATCCACGTTTGGTACAAAGCGTCTCTATCTTGCTCAGTGAATTCCATTACCGGTTCCTTTATATAATTCATGCCAATCAATTGTCCGGCTTTTCATAGATGGCATGTCAGGGTTTGGTTAGTGAAAACCAAAGGTTTGGTTTTGATATGACCTTGTATTGAGCTACTCACCGCTATCAGAGCTATCAGAGCTATCAGAGCTATCAGAGCTATCAGAGCAAATAATGATCCGCCAACAGAGCAACAAACAAGATCATGAGATGATAGATGGAGAACTTAAAGGTCTTCATCGCCATATTAGGCTCATCACGATACTTAAGTACCCAAGCGTGGTAAACAAACCCACCGTTGAGCACCAATGAAGCGCTTAGATATATCCAGCTACTCATACCGACCAATACAGGCAATATACACACGATGCTAAGCAACAAGGTATAGAGCAAAATCGAAGTCTTGGTGTATTCGATTCCGTG encodes the following:
- a CDS encoding L-threonine 3-dehydrogenase, with protein sequence MEFTEQDRDALYQTWMSQKSRMRITQMEFSKKLGMNQLDFSRLLRGEKALTMSFVSHFCRLLHLEPRNVLPSLKEDNESGPKVVYLKSRMSVDGEIQNAYIEGNQVIVEYAHTVQNH